From Endozoicomonas sp. 8E, the proteins below share one genomic window:
- a CDS encoding TraR/DksA family transcriptional regulator, producing the protein MADYEKLRVWLLSRRDELNIRLGNINKDMTRRANADWSEQAQERENDEVIDQLGNDARAELNLINKALDRMNHDDYGFCTGCGDKIVEARLAAMPYADLCIKCAEKRDRAS; encoded by the coding sequence ATGGCTGATTACGAGAAACTTAGAGTCTGGTTATTATCTCGCAGAGACGAGTTGAATATCCGGCTCGGAAACATCAATAAAGATATGACTCGCAGAGCTAATGCCGATTGGTCGGAGCAGGCGCAGGAGAGAGAAAATGATGAGGTTATTGATCAGCTGGGTAATGATGCCCGGGCTGAACTTAATCTGATAAACAAAGCACTGGATCGTATGAATCATGACGATTACGGCTTCTGTACCGGCTGTGGTGACAAGATAGTTGAAGCCCGTCTGGCCGCTATGCCTTACGCCGATCTTTGCATCAAATGTGCAGAAAAGCGGGATCGCGCCAGCTGA
- the fnr gene encoding fumarate/nitrate reduction transcriptional regulator Fnr, whose product MTSKPNVRQPSHVACRDCSLSSLCLPLALNLQDIDQLDRIIKRSRPLKKGEHLFLEGDPFTSVFAVRSGAIKTYTATNEGEEQITSFYLPSEILGLSGLDTDVYPVSAQAMETTMICEIPFDQLETLSDRFPELRRHMMRLMSKKIREDQQMMMLLSKKNADERTATFLLNLASRFRRRGFSSQSFRLSMSRNEMGNYLGLAVETVSRVFTRFQKNGLIFAVGKEIEIRDPIQLCSLAGGKSVDLEQIISSL is encoded by the coding sequence ATGACGTCAAAGCCCAATGTACGACAGCCTAGCCATGTGGCCTGCAGGGACTGTAGTCTTAGCTCCCTCTGCCTGCCTCTGGCATTGAACCTACAAGACATTGACCAGCTTGATCGCATCATCAAGCGAAGCCGCCCTCTCAAGAAGGGGGAACACCTGTTCCTGGAAGGAGACCCGTTTACCAGCGTCTTCGCTGTCCGCTCCGGGGCCATAAAGACTTATACCGCCACCAATGAAGGTGAGGAACAGATTACGTCTTTCTATCTTCCTAGTGAGATATTGGGCCTGAGTGGTCTCGATACTGACGTCTACCCGGTCTCTGCTCAGGCTATGGAAACCACCATGATCTGTGAGATCCCCTTTGACCAGCTGGAAACGCTATCCGATCGATTCCCGGAGTTGCGTCGTCATATGATGCGTCTGATGAGTAAGAAGATTCGTGAAGATCAGCAGATGATGATGCTATTGTCCAAGAAAAACGCCGATGAAAGAACTGCGACCTTCCTGCTCAACCTGGCCAGTCGTTTCCGTCGCAGAGGCTTCTCATCCCAATCATTCCGACTGTCCATGTCCCGCAATGAAATGGGCAATTACCTGGGACTGGCTGTAGAAACCGTTAGTCGGGTATTTACCCGGTTCCAGAAAAACGGTCTGATCTTCGCAGTGGGCAAAGAAATTGAAATCCGAGACCCGATTCAATTATGCTCTCTGGCGGGTGGAAAGTCTGTCGATTTGGAACAGATTATCTCCTCCTTATAA
- a CDS encoding adenine phosphoribosyltransferase: MVDEAYLKAQIRTVSDWPEPGIQFRDVTTLFENPKAWRSVMDSLIHRYMDVEFDRIGALDARGFLMGSVLSYAMSKPLILFRKKGKLPYNTVAQDYELEYGKATLEVHADTIKKGDKVILVDDLIATGGTLLAAGQLVRQLGGQILEAAAIINLPDLGGSKTLNEAGIPVFSLCEFEGD, encoded by the coding sequence ATCGTTGATGAAGCTTATCTGAAAGCACAGATTAGAACTGTATCTGACTGGCCAGAGCCCGGCATTCAGTTTCGGGATGTGACCACTCTTTTCGAGAACCCCAAAGCCTGGCGGTCGGTCATGGACAGCCTCATTCATCGCTATATGGATGTTGAGTTTGACCGGATCGGTGCTCTTGATGCCCGGGGCTTCCTGATGGGCTCTGTATTGTCATATGCCATGAGCAAACCACTGATCCTGTTTAGAAAAAAGGGAAAACTGCCCTACAATACTGTCGCTCAGGATTATGAACTTGAGTACGGCAAGGCAACTCTTGAAGTTCATGCAGACACTATTAAGAAAGGCGATAAGGTCATTCTGGTTGATGACCTGATTGCCACGGGTGGCACTTTGCTTGCGGCCGGTCAACTGGTCAGACAACTGGGCGGACAAATTCTGGAAGCGGCTGCCATTATTAATCTTCCGGACCTTGGTGGTTCAAAGACATTAAATGAAGCGGGAATTCCTGTCTTCTCACTGTGTGAATTTGAAGGGGATTAG